The Patescibacteria group bacterium region GCGATTTTCTCAAGCTTAACCGGTTTTTCTAATTTAGTTTCTTTCTTAGCACTCTTGCCGCTAGGATTAATCTCATCTAAGACAACATGGATATGGCAGGCCCGCTTTCGGATAGAAGTAGCTCGGCCGTGAGCCCTGGGAAACCAGCGCTTTAAAGTAACGCCTTCATCAACTGTCAAAGACTTGATATATAGGTTATTTTTATCCAAATCATAAGTATTCACCGCGTTAGCAGCTGCTGATTTTAGAACCTTAGCTAAGGGTTCGGCCGCTTTCTTATTTATGAATTTCAATTGGTCTAAAGCTGTGCTCAAAGGAGCTTTGCGCACCAAATCAGCCACCAGGCGTACCTTCTGGGGTGACATTCGCAAATGATTCAAATTAGCTTTTATTTCCATAGAATTATTGATTACTTAGCACCTTTAGCTTGGGCCTTAGCCATCTTACCGCCATGGGTTACAAATTTCTTGGTGGCCGCAAATTCTCCTAAGCGATGGCCGACCATGTTTTCCACTACGTAAACCGGGACATGGGTCTTGCCGTTATGGACGCCGATGGTAAAACCAACCATTTCCGGGGTAATAGTACAAGCCCGATCCCAAACCTTGACTACCGACTTATCGCCAGCCTTTAGGTTTTGAATCTTTTTTATAATCCTGGGATTAACGTATGGTCCCTTTTTTAGACTTCTGGACATATTTATAAAATAAATTTAATTGCTTATTTACGCTTACGGCCACGGCGCTTGATAATCAAGCGGTCAGAAGAGTGCTTGCGTCTGGTCTTAACGCCTAAAGCGAGCTTGCCCCATTTGGTCTTCGGAGCTTTCAAGCCGATCGGCTGGTTGCCTTCACCGCCGCCATGAGGATGATCAACCGGATTCATGGCTGTACCGCGGACAGTCGGCCTGATGCCTAAACGACGGCTACGGCCGGCCTTACCTAAACTGATATGGCGACGATCCGGGTTGCTAACCTGGCCGACAGTGCACAAACAATCTTTTTTAATTAACCTGATTTCTCCTGAAGGCATCTTAACCTGGGCATATTTCCCTTCGACGCCCATGACGCTGACAATATTGCCAGCTCCGCGAGCAATCTTGGCTCCTCGACCCGGTTCTAATTCCAAACAATTGATAGCGACGCCAGCGGGAATAAATTTAACCGGCAAAGCGTTACCTGTCTTGATTTCGATCAAGTCCTGGGAACTCATCAATTTATCTCCCAGAGCTAAGCCGACTGGAGCGATGATATATCTCTTTTCGCCGTCAGCATAAGCAAGCAGGGCTAAACGAGCGCCACGATTAGGATCATACTCAATAGTTTTAACAACGGCTGGTATATTAAATTTATCGCGCTTGAAATCAACGATCCGGATAAAGCGCTTTGCGCCTCCGCCACGATGTCTAACAGTTATCTTGCCTTGGGCATTACGGCCGCCCTGTCTTTTCTTGATGAGCAATAAGCTCTTCAAAGGCTGGGTGCTGGTAATATCCTTAAAATCGTCAAAAGTGGCTTCACGTCGACCCGGAGTATTAGCTTTTACTTTTTTAATTCCCATATAATTTAATGATTGAAACTATAATATTAGACGCCTTCGTACATCTTAATCGTCTGTCCGGCGGCTAAAGTGACAATGGCTTTTTTCCAATCCTTACGATTACCGCGCACTCGGCCACGAGTCACCTGTTTGCCTTTGACATTAACCAGATTAACGCCGAGGGGTTTAACGTGATAAACCGAAGCGACCGCTTTGGCAACTTCAATCTTATTAGCTCTTGGAGCCACCATAAAGACATACTGGTTCTGGGCGCTCAAATTGGTTGCCTTCTCCGTGACCAAGGGCTTGATTAATATCTCGTGAGCCCTTGAGTATTTAACGCTAGCGCTTGATTTCTTGGCGGAGCCAGACTTCTTGCTTGGAGTCTCTCCGGTATACAGATCTTTCATGCTAGCCGGAGCCACGGGTTTGGCTGCCTGGTCATCATTCTTAGTTTTCTTATTGCTAAATAAAGCCATATGATTAGGTAATTTAGTAAAAGCTATTTCTTTGGCTGTTCGTTGAGAACTTTGACAGCCTCAAGGCCGATTAATAGATTCTTATACTGCAAAACGTCTAAGATATTTAAATTCTCGGGATTGATTATCTTCACATCAGCCAGGTTGCGGCCGGAAAATTTAACTTTTTCATCCTTACTGCCGTTGATTAATAGGACACTGCGGCGATCTGATTTAAGGACCTGGCTCTCGATGGCTTTCAAGAATTGATTAAAGGTCTTAGTCTTGAATTCTGGCATTTCCAACTTATCAACGATCACCAAACTCTGGTTAGCTAGCTTATCAGATAGAGCCATATAAAGAGCTTTCTGGCGCATCTTCTTGTTAATCTTTTTAGAAAAATTGCGATCTTTAGTCGGACCGAAGGTAACGCCGCCGCCAATCCAAATCGGAGAACGGCTAGAACCAACGCGCGCTCGGCCGGTTCCTTTCTGTTTCCAAGGCTTCTTGCCGCCGCCCCGGACTTCGCTGCGATCTTTGGTGTGAGCTAAAACCTGGCGCTCATTAGACATCTGGGCGACAATCGCCTGATGCAAAAGATCGGCCTGGGCCTTAAGGCCAAAAACCTTGTCTGTTAAATCGATCTGGCCGACTACCTCGGCTTTTTGATTATAGATATTAGCGCTTAGCGACATAAAATTAATTTTTATTCTTTATTATCCTCAAGAGGCGCCTCCTCAACCTTAACCTCTTCGACTGGCGCTGCTTCTTCAGCTTTGTTTTCTTCAACGGTTTCAACTACAGGGTTTTCAACGGCCACCTCTTCCGCCTTCGCTTTAACAAAGTTTAATTCGCCCGGAGCCTTGATCATAAGGAAACCATTAACTGCTCCCGGAACCGCTCCCTGGATATAAATTATGTTATTCTCCTCGTCAATCTTAACGACCGTTAAATTCTTCACTGTCACTCTGACATTCCCCATATGACCAGCCATCCTAGTACCTTTAAAGACATGGGCCGGACCTTTCGGACCGATGGAGCCAGGCATGCGCAGCTGGTCTTTATTACCGTGAGTCTTGCGACCACCATGGAAACCATGACGTTTGACTACGCCCTGGAAACCTTTACCTTTTGAAGTACCGATAACATCGACTATTTCGCCGTTAGCAAAGCTACTAACTTTAACAAGATCACCTAAATCACAAGCCGGGATAGTTTCTACCCTGAATTCCCTTAAGAAACGAGCCTGAGAATTTATTTTTTTCAAATGACCAGCCTGAGGTTTCTTGATATTCTTAGCCTTCTTTGCGCCCCAAGCTAACTGCAAAGCTTCATAGCCATCCTTATCTTTCGTTTTGATCTGGCTAACTGCACAAGGACCAGCTAAAATCGGGGTCACGGCGATTACTCGGTCGTTCTCCCAAAGCTGAGTCATATTTAATTTTTTACCTAAAATGAATTTCATAGAAATAATAAAAAACTGGTCCGCGTGACCAGCCTTAAAAATTCCAAAAAATTAAAGAAATTTAACTTTGTTGTGAATTTATGTTTGGCTGGTAACCTCCGCTGTGACGCCGCTTCTGCCTTAAACACTTTCCAAATTTATAGAGTTATTTAAGATGTAACGGCTGTTTTTTGGTAAAATTTATTTTAAATTAGCAAAATACTTGCTTTCCTTATATATTACTGCATTTTTATCTCTAAGTCAACACCGGCTGGCAAGTTCAGATTTGTCAAATCTTCGATCGTCTTAGCTGAAGGATCGATAATATCGACCAAACGCTTATGAATGCGCATCTCGTACTGATCACGAGCATCCTTATGAACGAAGGTTGAACGGTTGACCGTGTATTTCTTCTTCTCGGTTGGCAAAGGAATCGGTCCAAAAATAACCGCATCGCTCCTTTGGGCAGTTTCAATAATGGTCTTGGTAGACTGATCAATGATCTTATGATCAAAAGCTTTGATCTTGATCCTGATTTTCTGTTTAAAATCTTTGTCTTCTTTCTTGTTTTCCGACATAGTTAATTTTCTTTAAATAAACACTACAAACCCGCCCATAGGCATGAGCGGGTCAAAGTGATTATTTGATAATCTTGGTCACCACGCCGGCGCCGACAGTGCGGCCGCCTTCGCGGATAGCGAATCTCATCTTATCTTCCAAAGCGATCGGAGCGATCAGCTTGATAGTTAAGTTGACGGTATCGCCAGGCATAACCATTTCTGTACCAGCTGGTAATTCAATCTCACCAGTAACATCGGTGGTACGGATATAGAATTGTGGTTTATAGCCTTTGAAGAATGGTTTATGACGGCCACCTTCGTCTTTACCTAAGACATAGACCTCGGCTTCGAATTCGGTATGCGGAGTGATTGAACCCGGTTTGCATAAAACCTGGCCGCGTTCGACTTCGTTCTTCTTGGTACCACGAAGTAATAAACCGGCGTTGTCACCAGCGCGACCTTCGTCTAACTGCTTGTTAAACATTTCCACTCCAGTAACGGTGGTCTTTTTGGTATCCATTAAGCCAACGATTTCAACTTCGTCACCAACTTTGATGATACCTCTGTCGATACGGCCAGTGACAACGGTGCCACGACCTTCGATAGAAAAG contains the following coding sequences:
- the rpsS gene encoding 30S ribosomal protein S19, encoding MSRSLKKGPYVNPRIIKKIQNLKAGDKSVVKVWDRACTITPEMVGFTIGVHNGKTHVPVYVVENMVGHRLGEFAATKKFVTHGGKMAKAQAKGAK
- the rplB gene encoding 50S ribosomal protein L2, with the protein product MGIKKVKANTPGRREATFDDFKDITSTQPLKSLLLIKKRQGGRNAQGKITVRHRGGGAKRFIRIVDFKRDKFNIPAVVKTIEYDPNRGARLALLAYADGEKRYIIAPVGLALGDKLMSSQDLIEIKTGNALPVKFIPAGVAINCLELEPGRGAKIARGAGNIVSVMGVEGKYAQVKMPSGEIRLIKKDCLCTVGQVSNPDRRHISLGKAGRSRRLGIRPTVRGTAMNPVDHPHGGGEGNQPIGLKAPKTKWGKLALGVKTRRKHSSDRLIIKRRGRKRK
- the rplW gene encoding 50S ribosomal protein L23, which codes for MLIKPLVTEKATNLSAQNQYVFMVAPRANKIEVAKAVASVYHVKPLGVNLVNVKGKQVTRGRVRGNRKDWKKAIVTLAAGQTIKMYEGV
- the rplD gene encoding 50S ribosomal protein L4; protein product: MSLSANIYNQKAEVVGQIDLTDKVFGLKAQADLLHQAIVAQMSNERQVLAHTKDRSEVRGGGKKPWKQKGTGRARVGSSRSPIWIGGGVTFGPTKDRNFSKKINKKMRQKALYMALSDKLANQSLVIVDKLEMPEFKTKTFNQFLKAIESQVLKSDRRSVLLINGSKDEKVKFSGRNLADVKIINPENLNILDVLQYKNLLIGLEAVKVLNEQPKK
- the rpsJ gene encoding 30S ribosomal protein S10; this encodes MSENKKEDKDFKQKIRIKIKAFDHKIIDQSTKTIIETAQRSDAVIFGPIPLPTEKKKYTVNRSTFVHKDARDQYEMRIHKRLVDIIDPSAKTIEDLTNLNLPAGVDLEIKMQ